A part of Zea mays cultivar B73 unplaced genomic scaffold, Zm-B73-REFERENCE-NAM-5.0 scaffold_670, whole genome shotgun sequence genomic DNA contains:
- the LOC118475813 gene encoding uncharacterized protein has protein sequence MLFVESDIEIHQLVPLQMDRELIARPPSHVALDTFARDSQGARVPPPQTSAQLLGLPAGLDTYRRRVTIEPWATRAHYELKLLGDSHVSPCVPVPCKPGNSLISESPARQSRVSTPETSESMAEAEVDARATADDEGRGGSSSNVAEDGQPAAAKGRATISVTVVLLALLVASVAAFLTSSLPRAGDGDGEGVQGAAGRAGEVGKRAEPVEHAVGIPGFNSRLDAFRTWAALTWMKLRRPRCSDEPRYDDDGAVGSLGDAAKKSFEMGKETVEQAAAATARATRDAAETAKEKVKGIDDAEL, from the exons ATGCTCTTCGTCGAATCTGATATAGAAATTCACCAGCTGGTGCCTTTGCAGATGGACCGAGAGCTGATAGCACGACCGCCCTCACATGTCGCGCTTGACACGTTCGCCCGTGACTCACAAGGCGCACGCGTGCCGCCGCCGCAGACCTCAGCTCAACTCCTCGGGCTCCCCGCTGGGCTGGACACGTATCGTAGACGTGTCACCATAGAACCATGGGCAACGCGTGCCCACTACGAATTAAAGCTACTAGGAGATAGCCACGTCTCCCCGTGTGTACCCGTGCCGTGCAAGCCCGGCAATTCGTTGATCTCCGAATCTCCCGCCCGTCAGTCTCGAGTCTCCACACCTGAAACGTCTgagtccatggccgaggccgaagtCGACGCCAGGGCCACGGCCGACGACGAGGgccgcggcggcagcagcagcaacgTCGCCGAAGACGGGCAGCCGGCTGCGGCGAAGGGGCGCGCGACCATATCCGTGACGGTGGTGCTGCTCGCGCTGCTGGTGGCCTCCGTGGCGGCGTTCCTGACGTCGTCGCTGCCGCGcgccggcgacggcgacggcgagggGGTGCAGGGAGCTGCTGGCAGGGCGGGGGAGGTCGGGAAGCGCGCCGAGCCCGTCGAGCACGCCGTCGGCATCCCGGGGTTCAACAGCCGGCTGGACGCGTTCCGCACCTGGGCGGCGCTGACGTGGATGAAGCTCCGGCGGCCGCGCTGCTCCGACGAGCCACG GTACGACGACGATGGTGCCGTCGGCTCTCTGGGGGACGCCGCTAAGAAGAGCTTCGAGATGGGCAAGGAGACGGTGGAGCAGGCGGCGGCGGCCACGGCGAGGGCCACGCGGGACGCCGCAGAGACGGCCAAGGAGAAGGTGAAGGGAATAGATGACGCTGAGCTCTGA